The Hypnocyclicus thermotrophus genome includes a window with the following:
- the dnaK gene encoding molecular chaperone DnaK: protein MAKIIGIDLGTTNSCVSVMEGSNFTVIPNAEGARTTPSVVNIKDNGEIIVGEIAKRQAITNPDSTIISIKRHMGTDYKVNVHNKDYTPQEISAMILRKLKKDAESYLGEEIKEAVITVPAYFTDAQRQATKDAGAIAGLEVKRIINEPTAAALAYGLDKKKEEKVLVFDLGGGTFDVSILEIGDGVVEVISTSGDNHLGGDDFDQAIIDWLVKEFKAETGLDLAQDKMATQRLKDAAEKAKKDLSSMMETTISLPFITMDATGPKHLEKKLTRALFNELTKGLVEKTQGPTKRALEDAGLSVSDIDEILLVGGSTRIPAVQEWVEGYFGKKANKSINPDEVVASGAAIQGGVLMGDVKDVLLLDVTPLSLGIETLGGVFTKMIERNTTIPVKKSQVFSTAVDNQPAVTIKVYQGERAKAVDNHLLGEFNLEGIPAAPRGVPQIEVTFDIDANGIVHVTAKDLGTGKENKVTISGSSNLSEEEIEKMKKDAELHEAEDKKFKEIAEARNTADQLVFATEKSLKEYGDKVSAEERANIEAAVNKLKEVKDKDDLDAIKKATEELTQVSHKLAEEIYKTAQADQAGQQAQPEEDKKSDDDVQDAEIVD from the coding sequence ATGGCAAAAATTATTGGTATAGATTTAGGAACAACTAACTCATGTGTTTCTGTAATGGAAGGTTCAAACTTTACTGTAATCCCAAATGCTGAAGGAGCAAGAACAACTCCATCAGTAGTTAATATAAAAGATAATGGTGAAATAATAGTAGGGGAAATAGCAAAAAGACAAGCTATAACAAATCCTGATTCAACAATAATATCTATTAAAAGACATATGGGAACAGATTATAAAGTAAATGTTCATAACAAAGATTATACACCACAAGAAATTTCGGCTATGATTCTTAGAAAATTAAAAAAAGATGCTGAAAGTTATTTAGGAGAAGAAATAAAAGAAGCTGTAATAACAGTACCAGCTTATTTTACAGATGCTCAAAGACAAGCTACAAAAGATGCTGGCGCAATAGCAGGATTAGAAGTAAAAAGAATTATAAATGAACCAACAGCAGCAGCACTTGCTTATGGATTAGATAAGAAAAAAGAAGAAAAAGTACTTGTATTTGACCTTGGAGGAGGTACATTTGACGTATCAATACTAGAAATAGGTGATGGTGTAGTTGAAGTTATATCAACATCTGGAGATAATCATTTAGGTGGAGATGATTTTGACCAAGCAATAATTGATTGGTTAGTAAAAGAATTTAAAGCTGAAACTGGATTAGATTTAGCTCAAGATAAAATGGCTACACAAAGATTAAAAGATGCTGCAGAAAAAGCAAAAAAAGATCTTTCATCAATGATGGAAACAACAATTTCTTTACCATTTATTACAATGGACGCAACAGGACCTAAACATTTAGAAAAAAAATTAACTAGAGCATTATTTAATGAATTAACTAAAGGATTAGTAGAAAAAACACAAGGACCTACAAAAAGAGCATTAGAAGATGCTGGACTTTCAGTATCTGATATAGATGAAATATTATTAGTTGGTGGATCTACAAGAATACCAGCAGTTCAAGAGTGGGTAGAAGGATATTTTGGGAAAAAAGCTAATAAAAGTATAAACCCTGATGAAGTGGTAGCTTCTGGAGCTGCTATTCAAGGTGGAGTTTTAATGGGAGATGTAAAAGATGTATTACTTCTTGATGTTACTCCATTATCACTTGGAATTGAAACTTTAGGTGGGGTATTCACTAAAATGATAGAAAGAAATACAACAATACCTGTTAAAAAATCTCAAGTGTTCTCAACAGCAGTAGACAATCAACCAGCAGTTACAATAAAAGTATATCAAGGAGAAAGAGCTAAAGCTGTAGATAACCATTTATTAGGAGAATTTAATTTAGAAGGAATACCAGCTGCTCCAAGAGGAGTACCTCAAATTGAAGTAACATTTGATATAGATGCAAATGGTATAGTACATGTTACTGCAAAAGATTTAGGAACAGGAAAAGAAAATAAAGTAACTATTTCTGGCTCATCAAACTTAAGTGAAGAAGAAATAGAAAAAATGAAAAAAGATGCAGAACTTCATGAAGCTGAAGATAAAAAATTCAAAGAAATAGCTGAAGCTAGAAATACAGCAGATCAATTAGTGTTTGCTACTGAAAAATCATTAAAAGAATATGGTGATAAAGTATCTGCTGAAGAAAGAGCAAATATTGAAGCTGCAGTGAATAAATTAAAAGAAGTAAAAGATAAAGATGATTTAGATGCTATTAAAAAAGCAACTGAAGAATTAACTCAAGTATCTCATAAATTAGCAGAGGAAATATATAAAACAGCTCAAGCAGATCAAGCTGGACAACAAGCACAACCTGAAGAAGATAAAAAATCTGATGACGATGTACAAGATGCTGAAATAGTTGATTAA
- a CDS encoding putative quinol monooxygenase gives MSQKIVVLERFNLEKESIKSFKEELLKNKPLTLNEIGCENYRVFINHELPDELILLEEWETKEDYERHLESKHVIELIKKYDEFKVKSIKKEILNLIK, from the coding sequence ATGTCTCAAAAAATAGTAGTTTTAGAAAGATTTAATTTAGAAAAAGAATCAATAAAAAGTTTTAAAGAGGAATTATTAAAAAATAAGCCTCTCACATTAAATGAAATAGGGTGTGAAAATTATAGAGTGTTTATAAATCATGAATTACCAGATGAACTTATACTATTAGAGGAATGGGAAACAAAAGAAGATTACGAGAGACATTTAGAATCAAAACATGTAATAGAATTAATAAAAAAATATGATGAATTTAAAGTAAAAAGTATAAAAAAAGAAATATTGAATTTAATTAAATAA
- the grpE gene encoding nucleotide exchange factor GrpE, whose amino-acid sequence MKKKDEIKNKEIFKEEMEELKQEELEKENQAKTEEETIEEPKEETNDLEKQLENANKEIEELKNAYARKNAEFQNFARRKENEFEELKKYAAEKIIAKFLEGVDNLERAISASLESKDFDSLVKGVDMTLNQIKNTLKSEGVEEIKAVGEKFDPYKHQAVMVENIEDVENDYIVMELQKGYTMHGKVIRPSMVKVCKK is encoded by the coding sequence ATGAAAAAAAAGGATGAAATAAAAAATAAGGAGATATTTAAAGAAGAAATGGAAGAATTAAAACAAGAAGAATTAGAAAAAGAAAATCAAGCTAAAACAGAAGAGGAAACAATAGAAGAACCAAAAGAAGAAACAAATGACTTAGAAAAACAATTAGAAAATGCAAATAAAGAAATAGAAGAATTGAAAAATGCATATGCTAGAAAAAATGCAGAATTTCAAAATTTTGCTAGAAGAAAAGAAAATGAATTTGAAGAATTAAAAAAGTATGCTGCAGAAAAAATTATAGCAAAATTTTTAGAAGGGGTAGATAATTTAGAAAGAGCTATTTCTGCTTCTCTTGAATCAAAAGATTTTGATTCATTAGTAAAAGGGGTTGATATGACTCTTAATCAAATAAAAAACACATTAAAATCAGAGGGAGTAGAAGAAATAAAAGCTGTTGGAGAAAAATTTGATCCATACAAACACCAAGCTGTAATGGTAGAAAACATAGAAGATGTAGAAAATGATTACATCGTAATGGAGCTTCAAAAAGGTTATACTATGCATGGAAAAGTAATTAGACCTTCAATGGTTAAAGTATGTAAAAAATAA
- the hrcA gene encoding heat-inducible transcriptional repressor HrcA, which yields MSLNERERLVLGAIIEYYLTFGDTIGSRTLVKKYDFGFSSATIRNVMADLEELGYIKKTHTSSGRVPTDLGYKFYLQELLKIRKLSKLEKEKIELAYEKRMLELDTIFEKTSKLLSKMSSYAAIVIEPKIEKELVKKIEIMQITDYTIMTIVILDDCSVKTKKIHLDSMITDEETEYIKQELKKELKNSEITLSQFYEKLKKMLDNKIFENFEEKEDENDGFFIKGESNILKTLNNNNDVLNMVDVFNKKQHLRNTFEEIVKKGNYEEGKVYILLGEDLNIEPLSEFSFVFSTYNLRGSKGVIGVIGPKRMEYSKTVSLVEYISEEVNRVIQDLKGEG from the coding sequence ATGAGTTTAAATGAAAGAGAGCGATTAGTTTTAGGGGCAATAATAGAATATTATCTTACATTTGGAGATACTATAGGGTCGCGTACATTAGTAAAAAAATATGATTTTGGTTTTTCGTCAGCTACAATAAGAAATGTAATGGCAGATCTTGAAGAACTTGGGTATATAAAAAAAACTCATACATCTTCTGGAAGAGTTCCTACTGATTTAGGATATAAATTTTATTTGCAGGAACTATTAAAAATAAGAAAATTATCAAAATTAGAAAAAGAAAAAATAGAACTTGCTTATGAGAAAAGAATGTTAGAACTAGATACAATTTTTGAAAAAACTTCAAAATTACTTTCTAAAATGAGTTCATATGCAGCGATAGTAATAGAACCTAAAATAGAAAAAGAACTCGTAAAAAAAATAGAGATAATGCAGATAACAGATTATACTATAATGACAATAGTTATATTAGATGATTGTAGTGTTAAAACAAAAAAAATACATTTAGATTCAATGATAACTGATGAAGAAACAGAATATATAAAACAAGAATTAAAAAAAGAATTGAAAAATTCAGAAATAACATTAAGTCAATTTTATGAAAAATTAAAAAAAATGCTAGATAATAAAATATTTGAAAACTTTGAAGAAAAAGAAGATGAAAATGATGGATTCTTTATTAAAGGAGAGTCTAATATACTAAAAACATTAAACAACAATAATGATGTACTAAATATGGTAGATGTTTTTAATAAAAAGCAACATTTAAGAAATACTTTTGAAGAAATTGTAAAAAAAGGAAATTATGAAGAAGGTAAAGTATATATTTTGCTAGGAGAAGACCTTAATATAGAACCTTTATCAGAGTTTAGTTTTGTTTTTTCAACTTATAATTTAAGGGGTTCTAAAGGAGTAATAGGAGTAATAGGACCAAAACGAATGGAATATTCTAAAACAGTTAGTTTAGTAGAATATATATCTGAAGAAGTAAATAGAGTAATCCAAGACTTAAAAGGAGAAGGTTAG
- a CDS encoding methyl-accepting chemotaxis protein has translation MNKNLEKTKKKIKKFKIRKISVKFKTVTLILLSMVIMFTYLCINDIKRLEKSNRLTLITLANLKNISLDNYINSKIENTSLFLESINKNLAFGKALNNRDKQEIKAITQSSYYHYKNNIGLRNFIIIDKNKNLLFSYIPPRKTQINNEIINNSIKNKKSNSGLIIGDRGLTIYTTTPVIYMANFLGIVIVQTTFDIGGVNKFIQKLNKDILKGEYQVSIIYRKNNKNKIAISNFESEVKEKEDIFDEIQKENKYFKKENDNFYAYYSLKNYKNEIIGYKKYKINIKDVNDKLKKEILSTLIFYILVTLVVSILLIIIINRIIIKKLEIIFNIIKKIANGNLLEKVNITSKDEMEDLGNEINKMIDKLNEIIEMLKIDTVDLEKKSIYLKNNSTELNKETELINETIENITESFFEVSDATEELNITVEKNAKINDFVIENIKTIKNQSIDIEKLASDSYINMENIAISTQEVKEKIDESSYSINNLSEEINKIIEVMSKITDISNKTNLLALNAAIEAARAGDAGKGFGVVAEEVKKLSLETGDFVKEVEELLIDIQKNMKIIEKDMEIEKERTENNINIVDKTKNTFINVKYEIEDISTKINNITKKINEQVESFNKIEVGIKSISTSNEMLKEKTEELSEISKNNFNITQNIQNISDELNKKSNKIKDMIDYFDIN, from the coding sequence TTGAATAAAAATCTAGAAAAAACAAAGAAAAAAATAAAAAAATTTAAGATTAGGAAAATAAGTGTCAAATTTAAAACAGTAACTTTAATTTTATTAAGTATGGTAATAATGTTTACTTACCTCTGTATTAATGATATTAAAAGATTAGAAAAATCTAATAGATTAACTCTAATAACTTTGGCTAATTTAAAAAATATTTCATTAGATAATTATATTAATTCAAAAATAGAAAATACTTCATTATTTTTAGAAAGTATTAATAAGAATTTAGCTTTTGGAAAAGCTTTGAATAATAGAGATAAACAAGAAATAAAAGCAATTACGCAAAGTAGCTATTATCATTATAAAAATAATATAGGACTTAGAAATTTTATTATTATTGATAAAAATAAAAATTTATTATTTTCCTATATCCCCCCAAGAAAAACACAAATAAATAATGAGATTATAAATAATAGTATAAAAAATAAAAAGAGTAATAGTGGGCTTATAATAGGAGATAGAGGTCTTACAATTTACACAACGACTCCTGTTATTTATATGGCAAATTTTTTAGGAATAGTTATTGTTCAAACAACATTTGATATTGGTGGAGTAAATAAATTTATTCAAAAATTAAATAAAGATATTTTAAAAGGAGAGTATCAAGTATCTATTATTTATAGAAAAAACAATAAAAATAAAATTGCAATATCAAACTTTGAATCTGAAGTAAAAGAAAAAGAAGATATTTTTGATGAAATTCAAAAAGAAAATAAATATTTTAAAAAAGAAAATGATAATTTTTATGCTTATTATTCTTTAAAAAATTATAAAAATGAAATTATTGGTTATAAAAAATATAAAATAAATATAAAAGATGTTAATGATAAATTAAAAAAAGAAATACTAAGTACTTTAATATTTTACATATTAGTTACTTTAGTTGTTTCGATACTATTAATAATAATTATAAATAGAATAATTATAAAAAAATTGGAAATAATATTTAATATAATAAAAAAAATTGCAAATGGTAATCTTTTAGAAAAAGTAAATATAACTTCTAAAGATGAAATGGAGGACTTGGGAAATGAAATAAATAAAATGATTGATAAATTAAATGAAATAATAGAGATGTTAAAAATAGATACAGTTGATTTAGAAAAAAAATCAATTTATTTGAAGAATAATTCAACAGAATTAAATAAAGAGACAGAATTAATAAATGAAACGATAGAAAATATAACAGAAAGTTTTTTTGAGGTATCTGATGCCACGGAAGAATTAAATATAACAGTAGAAAAAAACGCCAAAATAAATGATTTTGTTATAGAAAATATAAAAACAATAAAAAATCAAAGTATAGATATAGAAAAATTAGCAAGTGATAGTTATATTAATATGGAAAACATAGCTATTTCAACACAAGAAGTAAAAGAAAAAATAGATGAATCATCATATTCCATAAATAATTTATCTGAAGAAATAAATAAAATAATAGAAGTTATGAGTAAAATAACTGATATTTCAAATAAAACAAATTTATTAGCTCTTAATGCAGCAATAGAAGCAGCAAGAGCAGGAGATGCTGGAAAAGGATTTGGAGTAGTAGCAGAAGAAGTAAAAAAATTATCATTAGAAACAGGAGATTTTGTAAAAGAAGTAGAAGAACTTTTAATTGATATACAAAAAAATATGAAAATTATAGAAAAAGATATGGAAATTGAAAAAGAAAGAACAGAAAATAATATTAATATTGTAGATAAAACTAAAAATACATTTATAAATGTAAAATATGAGATAGAAGATATAAGTACCAAAATAAACAATATTACAAAAAAAATAAATGAACAAGTAGAAAGTTTTAATAAAATCGAAGTAGGAATAAAGTCAATCTCAACTTCAAATGAAATGTTAAAAGAAAAAACAGAAGAGTTATCAGAAATATCAAAAAATAATTTTAATATAACTCAAAATATTCAAAATATCTCAGATGAGTTAAATAAAAAATCTAATAAAATCAAAGATATGATAGATTATTTTGATATAAATTAG
- a CDS encoding Na+/H+ antiporter NhaC family protein, producing the protein MMFKKRVNLITLMFLVISVFSFAGGNENATKFGLLTLLPPIVAIVLAFMTKNVVLSLFIGIYSGTFLLNIQGKGFFFSFIHGFLDIIKNVLSSLSDSWNAGIVLQVLTIGGLVALVSKMGGAKAIAESLARKAKSPVSAQIITWLLGIFIFFDDYANALIVGPIMRPITDKMKISREKLAFVIDATAAPIAGIAIISTWIGYEISLIKDGFSLIGIENINAYAYFVQTIPYRFYNILMLAFIPMSAIMMREFGPMLKAENRARTTGKVLAHNAKPMISAESTALEPDESVKLNIWNAIIPIGTLIISAFIGFYFNGLSTLEGDLLSQVQSNPLSMFAIRETFGASDASIVLFEAALFASIVAIIMGISQKIFNINDAIDTWVHGMKSLVITGVILLLAWSLSSVIKELGTSVYLVNLASNSIPKFLLPAIIFILGSGIAFATGTSYGTMGILMPLAIPLANAIGQNAGLTGEAVISYIIVTIGAVLTGAVFGDHCSPISDTTILSSMGSACDHIDHTKTQLIYALSVGALAVVFGYIPAGMGLPIYLVLPIAILSVYLLLLIFGKKIDIENI; encoded by the coding sequence ATGATGTTTAAAAAAAGAGTTAACTTAATTACTCTAATGTTTTTAGTGATTTCTGTATTTTCATTTGCTGGTGGCAATGAAAATGCTACAAAATTTGGATTATTAACGCTACTTCCACCAATTGTTGCTATTGTATTAGCATTTATGACAAAAAATGTTGTTTTATCATTATTTATTGGTATTTACTCTGGTACATTTTTATTAAATATTCAAGGTAAAGGATTCTTCTTTTCTTTTATTCATGGGTTTCTAGATATAATCAAAAATGTATTAAGTTCATTATCTGATTCTTGGAATGCTGGAATAGTATTACAAGTATTAACTATTGGTGGACTTGTAGCTCTTGTTTCTAAAATGGGAGGAGCTAAAGCCATCGCTGAATCCTTAGCTAGAAAAGCTAAATCCCCAGTATCTGCACAAATTATTACTTGGTTACTTGGAATATTTATTTTCTTTGATGACTATGCTAACGCTTTAATTGTTGGCCCAATCATGCGACCTATTACTGATAAAATGAAAATTTCTAGAGAAAAATTAGCCTTTGTTATAGATGCAACTGCTGCTCCTATAGCTGGAATAGCTATTATCTCTACATGGATTGGATATGAAATTTCATTGATAAAAGATGGATTTTCACTTATTGGAATTGAAAATATAAATGCTTATGCTTATTTTGTTCAAACTATCCCTTATAGATTTTATAATATCTTAATGCTTGCATTTATACCTATGTCCGCTATTATGATGAGAGAATTCGGACCTATGTTAAAAGCTGAAAATAGAGCTAGAACAACTGGAAAGGTATTAGCACATAATGCAAAACCTATGATATCTGCTGAATCTACGGCACTTGAACCTGATGAAAGCGTAAAGTTAAATATATGGAATGCTATCATACCTATTGGTACTCTTATTATTTCTGCATTTATTGGATTTTATTTTAATGGGTTATCTACTCTTGAAGGAGATCTATTAAGTCAAGTTCAATCAAATCCACTTTCGATGTTTGCAATAAGAGAAACTTTTGGAGCTTCTGATGCATCTATAGTTTTATTCGAAGCTGCTTTATTTGCATCTATTGTAGCTATAATAATGGGTATTTCACAAAAAATATTTAATATAAATGATGCTATTGATACATGGGTTCATGGAATGAAATCACTTGTAATAACTGGGGTAATCTTATTACTTGCGTGGTCATTAAGTTCTGTTATAAAAGAACTTGGAACAAGTGTTTATCTAGTAAATTTAGCATCTAATAGTATTCCTAAATTTTTACTTCCAGCTATTATATTTATACTTGGTTCTGGTATAGCTTTTGCTACTGGTACTTCTTATGGAACAATGGGTATCCTTATGCCTCTTGCTATACCTTTAGCAAATGCTATTGGACAGAATGCTGGTTTAACTGGAGAAGCTGTTATTAGCTATATAATAGTTACTATTGGAGCTGTTCTTACTGGTGCTGTTTTTGGCGATCATTGTTCACCAATTTCAGACACTACTATACTTTCATCTATGGGTTCAGCTTGTGATCATATTGACCATACTAAAACTCAATTAATATACGCATTATCTGTAGGCGCTTTAGCTGTTGTATTTGGTTACATTCCTGCTGGAATGGGATTACCAATATATCTTGTACTTCCTATAGCTATACTATCAGTATATTTATTATTACTAATCTTTGGAAAAAAAATAGATATAGAAAACATATAA
- a CDS encoding response regulator encodes MYTFLIVDDFDGMRDRLKVILEEIGHKVVGEAVNGKEAAEKYRKLKPDFVTLDITMPEVDGLEALEKIIEYDENAKVIMVSAISEKNLVLQAIDKGARHYILKPLKTKRVKEIIDEVIEYEKEFLEF; translated from the coding sequence ATGTATACTTTTTTAATAGTTGATGACTTTGATGGAATGAGGGATAGACTTAAGGTTATTTTAGAAGAAATTGGGCACAAAGTAGTAGGTGAAGCAGTAAACGGGAAAGAAGCAGCAGAGAAATATAGGAAGTTAAAACCGGATTTTGTAACTTTAGATATTACAATGCCAGAAGTTGATGGATTAGAAGCACTTGAAAAAATAATAGAATATGATGAAAATGCTAAAGTAATTATGGTAAGTGCTATAAGTGAGAAAAATTTAGTACTTCAAGCAATAGATAAAGGTGCAAGACATTATATTTTAAAACCTTTAAAGACAAAGCGTGTTAAAGAAATAATTGATGAAGTAATAGAATATGAAAAAGAATTTTTAGAGTTTTAA
- the lepB gene encoding signal peptidase I has protein sequence MEKKIILNGIFYIILTSIFIYLWIKEKQIAATIKSYRDSFSNFLINSFNIRNSKYQTSLRKTVDFIETITSAIILVLIIQRFYLGNFLVPTGSMIPTIIPKDRLFGNMVIYKFTKPKREDIIVFKEPIDNKVLYTKRLMGLPGETVQIKDDYLFINNKKISTRNYSNLADLQPNVEWIIPKKGDTLEIYADFNIKNVLIEKNIDIEKFQQVIYDHPGRITTFFKGIHFKINGKETGPVPDYIHDKNTISKLINGKTLKFTINEDYYLALGDNTNNSMDSRVWGFLAEHRIKGKPFLRFWPLNRIGLLK, from the coding sequence ATGGAAAAAAAAATTATTTTAAATGGGATTTTTTATATTATTCTTACATCAATTTTTATTTATTTATGGATAAAAGAAAAACAAATTGCTGCTACTATCAAATCATATAGAGATTCTTTTTCAAATTTTTTAATAAATTCTTTTAATATAAGAAACTCAAAATACCAAACAAGTCTAAGAAAAACTGTTGATTTTATTGAAACTATTACCAGTGCTATTATTTTAGTACTTATTATTCAAAGATTTTATTTAGGAAATTTTTTAGTGCCTACTGGTTCTATGATTCCTACTATTATACCAAAAGATAGACTTTTTGGAAATATGGTAATTTATAAATTTACTAAACCAAAAAGAGAAGATATTATTGTCTTTAAGGAACCTATTGATAATAAAGTACTCTATACTAAAAGACTTATGGGACTTCCTGGTGAAACTGTTCAAATTAAAGATGATTATCTATTTATAAATAATAAAAAAATTTCAACAAGAAATTATTCTAATTTAGCTGATTTACAACCTAATGTTGAATGGATAATACCTAAAAAAGGTGATACTTTAGAAATTTATGCTGATTTTAATATAAAAAATGTATTAATTGAAAAAAATATAGATATAGAAAAATTTCAACAAGTTATTTACGACCATCCTGGTAGAATAACTACATTTTTTAAAGGTATTCATTTTAAAATAAATGGTAAAGAGACCGGTCCAGTACCTGATTATATTCATGATAAAAATACTATTTCAAAATTAATAAATGGTAAAACTCTAAAATTCACAATAAACGAAGATTATTATCTAGCACTTGGCGACAATACAAATAATAGTATGGATTCAA